In the genome of Erinaceus europaeus chromosome 8, mEriEur2.1, whole genome shotgun sequence, one region contains:
- the LOC103121165 gene encoding importin subunit alpha-4-like codes for MAENPGLENHRINSFKNKGRDVETMRRHRNEVTVELRKNKRDEHLLKKRNVQEESLEDSHVDADFKAQNVTLEAILQNATSDNPVVQLSAVQAARKLLSSDRNPSIDDLIKSGILPILVKCLERDDNPSLQFEVAWALTNIASGTSAQTQAVVQSNAVPLFLRLLHSPHQNVCEQAVWALGNIIGDGPQCRDYVMSLGVVKPLLSFINPSIPITFLRNVTWVIVNLCRNKDPPPPMETVQEILPALCVLIYHTDINILVDTVWALSYLTDGGNEQIQMVIDSGVVPFLVPLLSHQEVKVQTAALRAVGNIMTGTDEQTQVVLNCDRLSHFPNLLSHPKEKINKEAVWFLSNITAGNQQQVQAVIDAGLIPMIIHQLAKGDFGTQKEAAWAINNLTISGRKDQVEYLVQQNVIPPFCNLLSVKDSQVVQVVLNGLKNILIMAGDEANTIAEIIEECGGLEKIDVLQQHENEDIYKLAFEIIDQYFSGDDADEDPSLIPEATQGGTYNFDPTANLHTKEFNF; via the coding sequence ATGGCCGAGAACCCTGGCTTGGAGAACCACCGCATCAATAGCTTTAAGAACAAGGGCCGCGATGTGGAAACAATGCGAAGACACAGAAATGAAGTAACAGTTGAACTTcgaaagaacaaaagagatgaacatttactgaaaaaaagaaatgttcaagAAGAGAGTTTGGAAGATTCACATGTTGATGCTGATTTTAAAGCACAAAATGTAACACTAGAAGCTATCTTGCAGAATGCCACAAGTGACAACCCAGTGGTACAGCTGAGTGCTGTTCAGGCTGCAAGAAAGCTGTTATCCAGTGACAGAAACCCATCAATTGATGACCTAATAAAATCTGGCATTTTACCAATTCTAGTCAAATGTCTAGAAAGGGATGATAACCCTTCGTTACAGTTTGAAGTTGCTTGGGCATTAACTAATATAGCATCAGGAACTTCTGCACAGACTCAAGCTGTTGTACAGTCGAATGCTGTACCTCTTTTTCTGAGACTGCTTCACTCGCCACACCAGAATGTTTGTGAACAGGCAGTATGGGCTTTAGGAAACATTATAGGTGATGGTCCTCAATGTAGAGATTATGTCATGTCACTGGGAGTTGTCAAACCTCTTCTGTCCTTCATCAATCCCTCCATTCCCATCACCTTCCTTCGGAACGTCACATGGGTCATTGTCAATCTCTGCAGGAATAAGGACCCCCCACCGCCTATGGAGACAGTTCAGGAGATTTTGCCAGCATTATGTGTCCTCATATACCATACAGACATAAACATTCTTGTAGATACTGTTTGGGCTCTATCATACCTGACAGATGGAGGCAATGAACAAATACAGATGGTTATTGATTCAGGAGTTGTGCCTTTTCTAGTGCCCCTTCTGAGCCACCAGGAGGTGAAAGTTCAAACAGCAGCACTCAGAGCAGTTGGCAACATCATGACTGGCACTGATGAACAGACCCAGGTTGTACTCAACTGTGATCGGCTCTCACATTTCCCAAATCTCTTATCACAcccaaaagaaaagataaataaggAAGCAGTGTGGTTCCTTTCCAACATAACGGCAGGCAACCAACAACAAGTTCAAGCTGTAATAGATGCTGGATTAATCCCTATGATTATTCATCAGCTTGCTAAGGGGGACTTTGGAACACAAAAAGAAGCTGCATGGGCAATTAACAACTTAACGATAAGTGGTAGAAAAGATCAAGTTGAGTACCTTGTTCAGCAGAATGTAATACCTCCATTCTGTAATTTACTCTCTGTAAAAGATTCTCAAGTAGTTCAGGTGGTTCTCAATGGTCTGAAAAACATTCTGATAATGGCTGGTGATGAAGCAAACACAATAGCTGAAATAATAGAAGAATGTGGAGGTTTGGAGAAAATTGACGTTTTACAGCAACATGAAAACGAAGACATCTATAAGTTAGCATTTGAAATCATAGATCagtatttctctggtgatgatgCTGATGAAGATCCTAGCCTCATTCCTGAAGCAACACAAGGAGGTACTTACAACTTTGACCCAACAGCCAACCTTCATACTAAagaatttaatttttaa